One region of Oryza glaberrima chromosome 7, OglaRS2, whole genome shotgun sequence genomic DNA includes:
- the LOC127780733 gene encoding xyloglucan O-acetyltransferase 1-like, producing MGAYHYQPVVYHHPHNQKPSGKNPGYFVSKHACAWLGCGFLSLALLHLLCCAPTATRQAAFSPLRQYINNTYSFVSTVPGGGKSCNYSEGSWVWAPGHGRRYNATNCNVKESHDCIRNGRPDTGYLDWRWQPAAAGCTLPAFDAGSFLAAVRGKHVAFIGDSMARNQAQSLICLLTAAFPHRLVYRGTGAYPDKYNYWRYEFPSHGVTVSFYWTPFLVRAEGKSVDDGLRHNYVHLDEPHGRWAADAGTIDVAVLAAGHWFLNGAVYYNGSAEVVGVHNAPPEFANHTLVGYAWPLRAAYRSTMERLLTSGRPRAKTLVLATFSPSHFEGKPAENPTSWVCTNTEPYREGEKEMAWVVKDTRGIVYDVVDAARARYGDGGGGGGGAVRIEVLDVTKLASMRPDGHPGVYMNRDPFANGGVDEQKLVSDCLHFCLPGPVDTFNEILVQLLKRGR from the exons ATGGGAGCCTACCACTACCAGCCCGTGGTGTATCATCATCCCCACAACCAGAAACCATCCGGCAAAAACCCAGGCTACTTCGTGTCCAAACACGCCTGCGCTTGGCTCGGCTGCGGCTTCCTCTCCTTggctctcctccacctcctctgctGCGCTCCCACCGCCACTCGTCAAGCCGCCTTCTCTCCACTCCGCCAATACATCAACAACACCTACTCCTTCGTCTCAACAGT GCCGGGAGGAGGGAAGAGCTGCAACTATTCGGAGGGGAGTTGGGTGTGGGCGCCGGGACATGGACGGCGGTACAACGCCACCAATTGCAACGTGAAGGAGAGCCACGACTGCATCCGCAACGGCCGGCCCGACACCGGCTACCTCGACTGGCggtggcagccggcggcggcgggctgtaCGCTGCCGGCGTTCGACGCCGGGTCGTTCCTCGCGGCGGTGCGCGGCAAGCACGTCGCGTTCATCGGCGACTCCATGGCTCGCAACCAGGCCCAGTCCCTCATctgcctcctcaccgccgcgtTCCCCCACCGCCTCGTCTACCGCGGCACCGGCGCCTACCCGGACAAGTACAACTACTGGCGCTACGAATTCCCGTCGCACGGCGTGACGGTGTCCTTCTACTGGACGCCGTTCCTCGTCAGGGCGGAGGGGAAGTCGGTGGACGACGGCCTCCGCCACAACTACGTCCACCTCGACGAGCCCCACGGCCGGTGGGCGGCCGACGCCGGCACCATCGACGtggcggtgctcgccgccggccactggTTCCTGAACGGCGCCGTCTACTACAACGGCAGCGCCGAGGTGGTCGGCGTCCACAACGCCCCACCTGAGTTCGCCAACCACACCCTCGTCGGCTACGCGTGGCCGCTCCGCGCGGCGTACCGGTCGACGATGGAGCGGCTGCTGACCTCCGGACGCCCACGGGCAAAAACCCTGGTGCTCGCCACGTTCTCGCCGTCGCACTTCGAGGGGAAGCCGGCGGAGAACCCGACGTCGTGGGTGTGCACCAACACGGAGCCGTACagggagggggagaaggagatGGCGTGGGTGGTGAAGGACACGAGGGGCATCGTCTACGACGTGGTGGACGCCGCGAGGGCGAGgtatggcgatggcggtggcggcggcggtggcgcggtgagGATCGAGGTGCTGGACGTGACGAAGCTGGCGTCGATGCGGCCCGACGGGCACCCCGGCGTGTACATGAACCGTGACCCGTTCGCGAACGGCGGTGTGGATGAGCAGAAGTTGGTTTCCGATTGCCTCCACTTCTGCTTGCCTGGGCCGGTCGACACCTTCAATGAGATACTCGTGCAGCTTCTCAAGAGAGGCCGGTGA
- the LOC127780151 gene encoding uncharacterized protein LOC127780151: MAPSKAWMGLVDDRLNHEYLEGVEKFIDYAFSKLDGVQVIRCPCIKCCNTYSLPRHIVSSHLKAYGILRSYTFWYHHGEVLAEQENDIEVDEYDSQEFNGEGYNGMQDLMEDLFPQCNTPGGDEATHESTDQGPEEDPNTDAAKFYALLDKYNQPLYEGSRTSKLSALVNLLHVKNLGKWSNKSFTALLELLRKDFLPHDSTLPNSYYEAKKTIRELGLSYIKIDACKNDCMLYWKEDIDAESCKVCGSSRWKEEKHTGEIKHSSAGKKIPHKTMRYFPIKPRLQRLFMCRKTAAYAKWHKECRVDDGVMRHPADSKAWKEFDKIHSSFASEPRNVRLCLASDGFQPFANMRTSYSIWLVFLVPLNLPPWMCMKQQNVMLSMLLPGPDGPRDAIDVYLQPLIEELIELWEDGVDTYDSSTKTNFKLRAALLWTVHDFPAYGNISGHSTKGKLACPVCHKETNSMWLKKGRKFCYMGHRCFLRRSHRWRNDRTSFDGTKESRGPPKELSGDDVLKQVQDLQGIILSKDMSKKTKVSRSDRGDNWKKRSIFFELPYFKTLLLRHNLDVMHIEKNICDSIIGTLMNVKGKTKDNINTRSDLKLMNLRPDLHPVDDG, translated from the coding sequence ATGGCTCCAAGCAAGGCATGGATGGGCCTTGTGGATGATCGGCTAAATCACGAGTACTTAGAGGGTGTAGAGAAGTTCATAGATTATGCATTCAGTAAATTAGATGGTGTCCAGGTTATACGTTGCCCATGCATCAAGTGCTGCAATACATATTCTTTGCCTCGTCACATAGTGTCTTCTCACCTGAAAGCGTATGGAATACTGAGGAGCTACACATTTTGGTACCATCATGGTGAAGTCTTAGCAGAACAAGAGAATGACATAGAAGTTGATGAGTATGATTCACAGGAATTTAATGGGGAAGGATATAATGGAATGCAAGACCTAATGGAAGATTTATTTCCTCAGTGCAACACCCCTGGTGGAGACGAAGCGACACATGAATCTACTGATCAGGGACCTGAAGAGGATCCAAACACTGATGCGGCCAAGTTTTATGCTCTGCTTGACAAATACAACCAACCACTGTATGAAGGGTCCAGAACCTCTAAATTATCTGCCTTAGTTAATTTGCTTCATGTTAAGAATTTGGGGAAATGGAGTAATAAGTCCTTCACCGCATTGTTGGAATTGCTGCGCAAGGACTTTCTACCTCATGACTCTACACTGCCAAATTCTTATTATGAAGCAAAAAAAACTATTCGTGAACTAGGACTAAGTTACATAAAAATTGATGCTTGCAAGAATGATTGCATGCTGTACTGGAAAGAAGATATAGATGCTGAATCCTGCAAGGTATGTGGATCATCTAGgtggaaagaagaaaaacacaCAGGGGAAATTAAGCACTCTTCAGCTGGGAAGAAGATTCCACATAAAACTATGCGGTACTTTCCTATAAAACCTAGATTGCAGAGGTTATTTATGTGTAGGAAAACGGCCGCATATGCTAAGTGGCACAAAGAGTGTAGGGTTGATGATGGAGTTATGCGACATCCTGCTGATTCAAAAGCATGGAAGGAGTTTGATAAAATCCATTCATCATTTGCATCTGAACCTCGGAATGTGAGGCTTTGTCTTGCTAGCGATGGGTTTCAGCCGTTTGCTAACATGCGAACCTCCTATTCCATCTGGCTTGTATTCCTTGTTCCTCTTAATTTGCCTCCTTGGATGTGCATGAAGCAACAAAATGTAATGTTGTCAATGCTACTACCAGGACCTGATGGTCCTAGGGATGCAATCGATGTTTATCTGCAACCATTGATAGAGGAACTGATAGAACTTTGGGAAGATGGAGTTGACACATATGATTCATCAACCAAGACAAATTTCAAGCTACGTGCAGCTCTTCTTTGGACAGTGCATGACTTCCCTGCTTATGGAAATATATCAGGCCATAGCACAAAGGGAAAGTTGGCATGTCCAGTTTGTCATAAAGAAACAAATTCAATGTGGCTTAAGAAAGGTCGGAAGTTTTGCTACATGGGTCATCGGTGCTTTCTTCGCAGAAGCcacagatggagaaatgacagAACTTCTTTTGATGGTACAAAAGAGAGCCGAGGACCACCAAAGGAGTTATCCGGAGATGATGTGCTCAAGCAAGTGCAGGATTTACAGGGAATTATATTGTCAAAGGATATGAGTAAGAAGACAAAAGTATCACGCAGTGATAGGGGAGATAACTGGAAGAAAAGGAGCATTTTTTTTGAGTTACCATATTTTAAAACTCTATTGCTACGTCATAATCTTGATGTgatgcatatagaaaaaaatatatgtgataGCATTATTGGAACACTAATGAATGTCAAAGGGAAGACCAAGGACAATATTAATACCCGTAGTGACTTAAAACTCATGAACCTGAGGCCAGACTTGCATCCAGTAGATGATGGATGA